The genomic segment CCAGACCGATGGCAAGACCTACGAGCTGGTGCGCGGCGCCAAGACGAAGATGAACCTCGTCATCGAGTCCCTGCGCGGAATCATGGGTTCCGACCTGCTGCGCCCCGAAGACCGCCTGGCCCTGGTGAAGTTCGACGACACGGCCGAGGTCCTGGTGCCTTTTACCGGCACCTCGGAGCGTGCGCGCCTGCTCGCCGCCGCCGAGCGCCTCGACTGGTACTCGGGCGGCACCCACATGGGCGCGGGGATGCGCGCAGCCGCAACCCTGCTCGCCTCGGAAGTGGGCAGCCGCCGCGTGGTGGTGTTGACCGATGGCCAGACCTTCGACGAGGCGGTCGTGCAGGAGCAGATCGAGGCCCTGGCCCGCTTGCAGGTCCCGGTCACGACGGTGGGCGTCGGCGACGAGGTCAACACCGCCCTGCTGATGCAGATCACCGACCGCACCCAGGGCCAGCCCATCGACGTGGTGCCCGACACGCAGAGTCCGCAGCCGCCCGCCGTGCGGGCCTCCGAGCTGCCCGCCGCGCTGCTGGGCGACCTGAGGCACGCGGCCAGCGAGGTGGTCACCAACGTGGGGCTGTCGGTCCGCACCGTCAAGGACGTGGTGCTCGACCGCATCACCCGCGTGCACCCGACCCAGACCGAGGTCGACCGCGCCCGCGCGCCCCTGCCGCTGGGCAATGTCGAGGCGGGCGCCGGGGGCACCTACATCCTGGAATTCAGCCTGCCCGCGCGCCCGCCCGCGCGGATGCGCCTCGCGCAGCTCGGCGTGACCTACGAGGTGCCGGGCGCGAACTACCGCGGCGAGATTCCGCCCCTCGACGTGGTCGTGGAATTCACGGCGGACGAGGGCCTCGCCGCCCGCATCGATCCGGAGGTCATGCAGTGGGTGCAGCAGCGCAACGTCGAGGGCCTGGTCGCCCAGGCCACCCGGGAGGCGCAGACCAACCCGCAGCAGGCCCAGAAGACCCTGGAGCTCGCCCGCGCGATGACCCAGCGCCTGGGCAACGGGGCGATGACCCAGGCCCTCGACCGGGCGCTCGGGGAACTCGGCAGCACCAAGACCATCAGTCTGGGCACCGCCAAGACGCTCAAAATCGGGGCGAAGACCCAGACCATCAAGGTGGGCGGCAGTGACCTGCCCTCCGACGAGGACATCCGGAAGATGACTGGAGCGTAATGGGGGTCTGCACCGTCTGCGGGGCCCCGGTGCAGGGGGGAGAGCCGAGCTGCCGGACCTGCGGCGCGCCCCTCGCGGACTCGGTCACCCTGCCGGTCGGCACCCGGCTCAACCTCGGTCAGTACATCGTGCTCGGGGTGCTGGGCCAGGGCGGCTTCGGCATCACCTACGAGGCCCGCGACGCCCGGCTGGGGCACCGCGTCGCCATCAAGGAGCTGTTCATCAGCGGGTCGAACCGCCGAGGGACGACGGTGCTGGCCCCGAGCACCCTGGGTGCGCGCGAGTTCGCCGAGACCAAGGCCCGCTTCCTGGAAGAAGCCCGCGTGCTGGCGAGCTTCAACCATGCCGGCATCGTGCGGGTGCTGAACTTCTTCGAGGAGTCGGGCACGGCCTACCTCGTGATGGAGTTCCTCGAAGGGGAGACCCTGGGTGGGCACCTCGCCTCGCGCGGGCCGCTGGGCGCGGCGCTGACCGGGCGCATCGCTGTCTCGCTGGCCGAGACCCTCGCGGAAGTGCACCAGGCCGGGCTGCTGCACCGCGACATCAAGCCGGACAACATCGTGCTGGAGAAGAGCGGGCGGGTGGTCCTGATCGATTTCGGCTCGGTGCGTGCCTTCGCGCCGGGCCAGACTGTCCGCCACACCCGGCTGGTCACGCCGGGCTACGCGCCCCTCGAGCAGTACGGCACCGCGGCGAAGTTCGGCCCCTACACCGACGTCTATGCTCTGGGGGCCACCCTGCACCATGCGCTGACCGGCGTGATGCCGCCCGCCGCGACCGACCGCATGCTGGGCACGCCGCTGCCTCCGCTGCCGGCGGGCACGCCTGCAGGCCTGCGGCGGGCCATCGAGGCGGCGATGGCGGTCAAGGTCGCGGACCGCCCCCAGAGTGCCGGGGAGCTGCTGGCGCTGCTGCGCGGCGGGGCGGCCCAGCCCGCACCGAAATCGGAGGCCCGGCCGGCGGCCCCCAAGCCGAAGCCCAAGCCCGCCCCTCCCCGGCCCAAGCCGCCCCCGGATCCCCTCACGGCTTACCTGCAAGCGCAACGCCTGACGGAAGGCCAGCTGCGCGACCTGCTGTACGACGGCGACCTGCACGCGGGGAGCTTGCCCATGCCGGTGCGCCAGACCCTGGTGGGGCGGGGGTGGCTCGACAGCGCCGGGGAGGTGCCCGCGCCGCTGCGCCGCTGGTCCGAGCCGGCGCCTGACCCGCCGCCGGTGACCCGGCCCCGCCCGGCGCTGACGGTGTTGCGGCTGCTGGGTGCCGCGCTCGGCGCACTGCTCGGCATCGGTCTCGGGCTCGCCGAGGTGGGGGACGGGGCCGCCGTGTACCTGATCGGCGGAGCGCTCGGCGCGCTGGGGGGCTACCTGCTGGGCAACCTCGTGTGGTGGGCACTGCCCCTGCTGCTGCCACTGGTCGCGGGCGTGCTCGCCTACCGCTACAGCGTGCAGGCGGCCCTCGCGCCCCTGTACCTCGCCGGACTGCCGGTTCTGGCGGTCCTTGTCTCGTTCGGCCTGCTGCGGGCCGTGCGCCGCCTCTGATC from the Deinococcus sp. NW-56 genome contains:
- a CDS encoding VWA domain-containing protein gives rise to the protein MLDAQLRPHRDYLLAQAAGQKLFLMLTLRPGAAARQARPPLSVAFVVDTSGSMREVVTEPTEWTGQTYQTDGKTYELVRGAKTKMNLVIESLRGIMGSDLLRPEDRLALVKFDDTAEVLVPFTGTSERARLLAAAERLDWYSGGTHMGAGMRAAATLLASEVGSRRVVVLTDGQTFDEAVVQEQIEALARLQVPVTTVGVGDEVNTALLMQITDRTQGQPIDVVPDTQSPQPPAVRASELPAALLGDLRHAASEVVTNVGLSVRTVKDVVLDRITRVHPTQTEVDRARAPLPLGNVEAGAGGTYILEFSLPARPPARMRLAQLGVTYEVPGANYRGEIPPLDVVVEFTADEGLAARIDPEVMQWVQQRNVEGLVAQATREAQTNPQQAQKTLELARAMTQRLGNGAMTQALDRALGELGSTKTISLGTAKTLKIGAKTQTIKVGGSDLPSDEDIRKMTGA
- a CDS encoding serine/threonine-protein kinase, translating into MGVCTVCGAPVQGGEPSCRTCGAPLADSVTLPVGTRLNLGQYIVLGVLGQGGFGITYEARDARLGHRVAIKELFISGSNRRGTTVLAPSTLGAREFAETKARFLEEARVLASFNHAGIVRVLNFFEESGTAYLVMEFLEGETLGGHLASRGPLGAALTGRIAVSLAETLAEVHQAGLLHRDIKPDNIVLEKSGRVVLIDFGSVRAFAPGQTVRHTRLVTPGYAPLEQYGTAAKFGPYTDVYALGATLHHALTGVMPPAATDRMLGTPLPPLPAGTPAGLRRAIEAAMAVKVADRPQSAGELLALLRGGAAQPAPKSEARPAAPKPKPKPAPPRPKPPPDPLTAYLQAQRLTEGQLRDLLYDGDLHAGSLPMPVRQTLVGRGWLDSAGEVPAPLRRWSEPAPDPPPVTRPRPALTVLRLLGAALGALLGIGLGLAEVGDGAAVYLIGGALGALGGYLLGNLVWWALPLLLPLVAGVLAYRYSVQAALAPLYLAGLPVLAVLVSFGLLRAVRRL